In one Molothrus aeneus isolate 106 chromosome 8, BPBGC_Maene_1.0, whole genome shotgun sequence genomic region, the following are encoded:
- the GRK5 gene encoding G protein-coupled receptor kinase 5 isoform X2, translating into MFPKSVKNLSSRQRRNWKTAPARSCSLPVQNRSVLDHLSGEPFQEYLNSMYFDRFLQWKWLERQPVTKNTFRQYRVLGKGGFGEVCACQVRATGKMYACKRLEKKRIKKRKGESMALNEKQILEKVNSQFVVNLAYAYETKDALCLVLTIMNGGDLKFHIYNMGNPGFEEERALFYAAEILCGLEDLHRENTVYRDLKPENILLDDYGHIRISDLGLAVKIPEGESIRGRVGTVGYMAPEVLNNQRYTLSPDYWGLGCLIYEMIAGQSPFRGRKEKVKREEVDRRVLETEEVYSHKFSEEAKSICKMLLTKDVKQRLGCQGEGAAEVKRHPFFKSMNFKRLEAGMLDPPFVPDPRAVYCKDVLDIEQFSTVKGVNLDQTDDDFYSKFSTGSVSIPWQNEMIETECFKELNVFGPNGTISPDLNKSYPPEPPKKGLLQRIFKRQHQNNSKSSPNSKASLNHHINSNHVSSNSTGSS; encoded by the exons ATGTTCCCGAAGTCAGTCAAGAACTTATCCAGCAGACAGAGGAGAAACTGGAAAACAgcccctgcaaggagctgttCTCTCCCTGTACAAA ATAGATCTGTCCTTGACCACCTCAGTGGGGAACCATTCCAAGAGTACCTAAACAGCATGTACTTCGACAGGTTCCTCCAGTGGAAGTGGTTGGAAAG gCAACCAGTAACAAAAAACACGTTTAGGCAGTACAGGGTACTGGGGAAAGGCGGCTTTGGGGAG GTCTGCGCCTGCCAAGTGCGAGCCACGGGGAAGATGTACGCCTGCAAGAGGTTAGAGAAGAAGAGGATcaagaagaggaaaggagaatCCATGGCACTCAATGAGAAGCAGATTTTAGAGAAAGTCAATAGTCAGTTTGTA GTCAATTTAGCCTATGCCTATGAAACAAAGGACGCACTGTGTTTAGTCCTGACCATAATGAATGGAGGTGACCTTAAGTTTCATATCTACAACATGGGAAACCCAGGCTTCGAGGAGGAAAGAGCTTTGTTTTATGCAGCAGAGATTCTTTGTGGCTTGGAAGACCTTCACAGAGAAAATACTGTGTACAG AGATCTGAAGCCAGAAAATATCCTGCTGGATGATTATG gcCATATTAGAATATCTGATTTGGGTCTAGCTGTTAAAATCCCCGAGGGTGAATCAATCCGTGGAAGAGTAGGAACAGTAGGGTATATGG CTCCAGAGGTGCTGAACAACCAGAGATACACACTCAGCCCTGACTACTGGGGGTTAGGCTGTCTCATTTATGAAATGATTGCTGGGCAATCGCCGTTCCgtggaaggaaagagaaggtgAAGAGGGAAGAAGTGGACAGAAGAGTGCTGGAGACAGAGGAGGTGTACTCCCATAAGTTCTCTGAGGAGGCCAAGTCCATCTGTAAAATG CTCCTCACCAAAGACGTGAAGCAGCGGCTGGGATGTCAGGGGGAAGGGGCAGCAGAGGTGAAGAGACACCCCTTTTTCAAGAGCATGAATTTCAAGCGGTTAGAAGCAGGAATGCTGGATCCTCCCTTCGTGCCCGAT CCCAGAGCAGTGTACTGCAAGGATGTGTTAGACATTGAGCAGTTCTCCACAGTGAAAGGAGTTAACCTGGACCAAACAGATGACGATTTCTATTCCAAGTTTTCCACAGGATCAGTGTCTATTCCATGGCAAAATGAG ATGATAGAAACAGAGTGCTTCAAGGAGCTGAATGTGTTTGGACCAAATGGTACTATTTCACCAGACCTAAACAAAAGCTACCCCCCAGAGCCACCCAAGAAAGGATTGCTGCAGAGAATATTTAAGCGACAG CATCAGAACAATTCAAAGAGTTCTCCAAATTCAAAGGCCAGTTTAAATCATCACATAAATTCAAATCACGTAAGTTCAAACTCGACTGGAAGCAGCTAG